In Triticum urartu cultivar G1812 chromosome 6, Tu2.1, whole genome shotgun sequence, the following proteins share a genomic window:
- the LOC125513886 gene encoding NAC domain-containing protein 7-like, translating into MDTFSHVPPGFRFHPTDEELVDYYLRKKVASKKIDLDVIKDVDLYKIEPWDLQDKCKIGMEEQNDWYFFSHKDKKYPTGTRTNRATSAGFWKATGRDKPIYTNHCLVGMRKTLVFYKGRAPNGQKSDWIMHEYRLETNENGATPEEGWVVCRVFKKRVATVRRMADMNSPCWFDDHGAGGGFMPDLDSPRQLGYQHHHPQNLASYHSQQQQQYHCKPELEYHHLLPQEAFMQQLPHLESPKPTTAYIGHGSSGGILSSTSNHPLAHDGPSRFAAQQPPMDHALYTGESSATDWRYLDKFVASQLFSHDGTNPKEQATHSNAAVQVFQAGNKHEEALDYASTSAGLGSAHLWK; encoded by the exons ATGGACACTTTCTCCCATGTTCCGCCGGGTTTCCGGTTTCATCCTACCGACGAGGAGCTCGTTGATTATTACTTGAGGAAGAAGGTGGCATCCAAGAAGATTGACCTGGACGTCATAAAGGACGTCGATTTGTACAAAATCGAGCCATGGGATCTCCAAG ACAAGTGCAAGATTGGCATGGAGGAGCAGAACGACTGGTACTTCTTCAGCCACAAGGACAAGAAGTACCCGACGGGCACCCGCACCAACAGGGCTACGAGCGCCGGGTTCTGGAAGGCGACGGGGAGGGACAAGCCCATCTACACAAACCACTGCCTTGTCGGAATGAGGAAGACCCTCGTCTTCTACAAGGGCCGTGCGCCCAACGGTCAGAAGTCGGACTGGATCATGCACGAGTACCGCCTCGAGACGAACGAGAATGGAGCCACGCCC GAGGAAGGATGGGTGGTCTGCCGGGTGTTCAAGAAGCGAGTCGCGACGGTGCGGAGGATGGCAGATATGAACTCGCCTTGCTGGTTCGACGACCATGGCGCTGGAGGTGGGTTCATGCCGGACCTCGACTCGCCGAGGCAGCTCGGGTACCAGCACCACCACCCCCAGAACTTGGCATCGTACCACagccagcagcagcagcagtaccACTGCAAGCCGGAGCTGGAGTACCATCACCTCCTGCCGCAGGAGGCCTTCATGCAACAGCTTCCTCACCTGGAGAGCCCCAAGCCTACTACGGCCTACATTGGCCACGGCAGCAGCGGCGGCATCCTGTCGTCGACCAGCAATCACCCCCTCGCGCATGACGGGCCCTCCAGGTTCGCAGCGCAGCAACCGCCGATGGACCATGCGCTTTACACTGGTGAATCGTCGGCCACCGACTGGAggtacctcgacaagttcgtcgcgTCTCAGCTGTTCAGCCATGACGGTACCAATCCCAAGGAGCAGGCCACTCACTCCAATGCAGCAGTCCAGGTGTTTCAGGCAGGGAACAAGCATGAAGAGGCCCTGGACTATGCTTCGACATCTGCCGGCCTAGGCTCGGCTCATCTGTGGAAATAG